Genomic segment of Chloroflexota bacterium:
CGATGCCGCGCCGCCAATGCCAGCAGGGAGGGAATCAGCGCACCGCTCGCCACGCCGGCCAGCGCCGCACCGGCCACCGCCATCCACGCCTCCGCGGCCAGCGCGGCCAACAGCGCCGCCAGCGCGGTCGCGACCGAGGCGCCGATCAGCCACGTCATCAGGTCCAGTCGCCCGCTGAGCCAGGCCCCCAGCAATCGACCGACGAATCCGCCCACCCAGTACAGCGTCACCAACGACGCCGCCGCGGCACGATCGAGCGCGAAGGCGTACTCGAGAAATGGCGCGAAGAACCCGGCGAGCCCGGTTTCCAGCACCACTACCAGCGCCGACGCCAGACCGATCAGCAGCAACACCGGCGCCGCGGCCGCCCGAATCACCCCTCGCAGGGAGGTCGGTCGCTCAACGGTGGGCGCGCTCGGAATGCGGGTGAACGCCGCCGCCACGCTCGCGGCCAGCAGCGCGCTCAGCACCACCGGCGGGCGCCAGCCCCAATCGAGGACGAACGAGCCGCCCACGATGGCCGGCGCGACAATCGCCCCGCCCGCGAATCCGAGCTGCGCCAGATTCAGGTCCCGCACCGAAAGCGCGGCTCCGGCACGGGCGATCAGCGCCGTGACGGCAACCTCCGTCGCGCCCCACCCGACCGACGCAACCGCCAGCCCCGCCAGAAACGAAAGATACGCGGGGCTCACCCCGGCGAGCAGCATGCCCAGGGCCGCGACGGCCGACGCAACGATGATGCTCGGACGGGTTCCGACCCGGTCCGAGATCGGCCCGCCCACCAGCGAGCCAACCGTGTAGCCCAAACCGACCGCCGCCAGGGCCATGCCCGCACCGATGTATTCGAGCACGAACTCTTCACGGATGGCTTCCAGCGCGGGACCAAGGGCATTGAACGCCACGCCCAGCGACGCGTAGAACCAACCGCTGGCGAGCAGGATCCGCCGGCGGTTCACGGGCGACGGCGGGATTCGCCCGTCAGACGGCGAGCGGCGCTTGCGCGCGGCGCGTCAATGGGCGTAAGCGCCGGATTCGACGATCGATCCGTCCTTGCCGAAGTCGAATGACGCGCCACCGGCGACCACTTCGCAGCTCTCGGGCAGGTCGGGCAACGCCGCCTCGCTGAGCCAAAAGGTTTCCAGCTCCATGGTGGAGGCAATGCGAGCCACGCGCAGCGGTTCG
This window contains:
- a CDS encoding MFS transporter, whose product is MNRRRILLASGWFYASLGVAFNALGPALEAIREEFVLEYIGAGMALAAVGLGYTVGSLVGGPISDRVGTRPSIIVASAVAALGMLLAGVSPAYLSFLAGLAVASVGWGATEVAVTALIARAGAALSVRDLNLAQLGFAGGAIVAPAIVGGSFVLDWGWRPPVVLSALLAASVAAAFTRIPSAPTVERPTSLRGVIRAAAAPVLLLIGLASALVVVLETGLAGFFAPFLEYAFALDRAAAASLVTLYWVGGFVGRLLGAWLSGRLDLMTWLIGASVATALAALLAALAAEAWMAVAGAALAGVASGALIPSLLALAARHRPADAGAMLGAVIAILGLGGIGASLGIGGAADAWTLRGAMLIAPAVMAATVVTLIAIRALMRREAEGAGS